A window of the Bacteroides thetaiotaomicron VPI-5482 genome harbors these coding sequences:
- a CDS encoding low molecular weight protein-tyrosine-phosphatase, which yields MKKILFVCLGNICRSSTAEGVMLHLIKEAGLEKEFVIDSAGILSYHQGELPDSRMRAHAARRGYQLVHRSRPVRTEDFYNFDLIIGMDDRNIDDLKEKAPSTEEWKKIHRMTEYCTRIPADHVPDPYYGGAEGFEYVLDVLEDACAGLLTSLTQDN from the coding sequence ATGAAGAAAATATTATTTGTCTGCCTCGGAAATATCTGCCGTAGCTCTACGGCGGAAGGAGTAATGCTTCACCTGATCAAAGAAGCCGGACTGGAAAAAGAATTTGTGATTGATTCCGCCGGAATCCTGTCTTATCATCAAGGCGAATTGCCGGATAGCCGGATGCGTGCACACGCTGCCCGTCGGGGCTATCAACTGGTTCATCGCTCCCGTCCGGTGCGGACAGAGGACTTTTATAATTTTGATTTGATTATTGGCATGGACGACCGTAACATAGATGATCTGAAAGAAAAAGCTCCTTCTACGGAAGAGTGGAAAAAGATTCATCGTATGACGGAGTACTGTACCCGCATTCCCGCCGACCATGTCCCCGACCCCTACTATGGAGGGGCCGAAGGATTTGAATATGTGCTGGATGTACTCGAAGACGCTTGCGCTGGTCTGCTTACTTCTTTAACTCAGGATAACTGA
- a CDS encoding aspartate ammonia-lyase, translating to MEQKLSKKTRTESDLIGSREVPESALYGVQTLRGIENFRISKFHLNEYPLFIQALAITKMGAAVANRELDLLTEEQTDAILKACKEILEGKHHDQFPVDMIQGGAGTTTNMNANEVIANRALELMGHARGEYHYCSPNDHVNRSQSTNDAYPTAIHIGLYYTHLKLVKHFATLIEAFRKKGAEFAHIIKMGRTQLEDAVPMTLGQTFNGFASILEHELKNLDFAAQDFLTVNMGATAIGTGITAEPEYAEKCIAALRKITGLDIKLADDLIGATSDTSCMVGYSSAMRRVAVKMNKICNDLRLLASGPRCGLGEINLPAMQPGSSIMPGKVNPVIPEVMNQVSYKVIGNDLCVAMSGEAAQMELNAMEPVMAQCCFESADLLMNGFDTLRTLCIDGITANEEKCRRDVHNSIGVVTALNPVIGYKHSTKIAKEALETGKGVYELVLEHNILSKEDLDTILKPENMIKPVKLDIHPNH from the coding sequence ATGGAACAGAAATTATCAAAAAAAACTCGTACAGAGAGCGACTTGATAGGTAGTCGTGAAGTGCCGGAAAGTGCATTGTATGGAGTACAGACACTCCGTGGTATTGAAAACTTTCGCATCAGCAAGTTTCATTTGAATGAGTATCCCCTGTTTATTCAGGCATTGGCCATCACTAAAATGGGAGCTGCCGTTGCCAACCGTGAACTGGATTTATTGACTGAGGAACAGACGGATGCCATACTGAAGGCTTGTAAAGAAATACTGGAAGGAAAACATCATGACCAATTCCCTGTAGATATGATACAGGGTGGAGCCGGAACCACCACCAATATGAATGCCAATGAAGTGATTGCCAACCGTGCACTGGAACTGATGGGACATGCACGCGGAGAGTATCACTACTGCTCGCCTAACGATCACGTCAATCGTTCGCAATCTACCAATGATGCGTATCCTACAGCCATTCACATTGGTCTGTATTATACCCATCTTAAATTGGTGAAACACTTTGCAACACTGATCGAGGCTTTCCGAAAGAAAGGAGCGGAGTTTGCACACATCATCAAGATGGGACGTACCCAACTGGAAGATGCCGTACCGATGACACTAGGACAAACCTTTAATGGATTCGCAAGTATTTTGGAACATGAACTGAAGAATCTCGATTTTGCCGCACAGGATTTTCTGACGGTCAACATGGGTGCGACAGCCATCGGAACCGGAATTACCGCCGAACCGGAATATGCGGAAAAGTGCATTGCTGCCCTGCGCAAGATTACAGGACTGGATATCAAACTGGCAGATGACCTGATAGGCGCTACTTCGGATACTTCCTGCATGGTAGGATATTCTTCGGCCATGCGGCGTGTAGCTGTCAAGATGAACAAGATTTGTAATGATCTGAGGCTATTGGCTTCCGGTCCTCGTTGCGGACTGGGAGAAATCAATCTGCCTGCCATGCAGCCGGGCTCTTCCATTATGCCGGGAAAGGTGAATCCTGTCATTCCGGAAGTCATGAATCAGGTCTCTTATAAAGTGATAGGAAACGACCTTTGTGTGGCTATGAGTGGAGAGGCTGCGCAGATGGAACTGAATGCGATGGAACCTGTCATGGCACAATGCTGTTTTGAATCTGCGGATTTGTTGATGAACGGTTTTGATACATTGCGTACCTTATGTATTGATGGTATCACAGCCAATGAAGAAAAATGCCGTCGGGATGTACACAACAGTATCGGAGTAGTGACCGCACTGAATCCCGTAATTGGCTATAAACATTCTACAAAGATAGCGAAGGAGGCTCTGGAAACGGGTAAAGGAGTGTATGAGCTGGTGCTGGAACATAACATTCTTTCCAAAGAAGACCTGGATACGATCTTGAAACCGGAAAATATGATTAAACCGGTGAAACTGGATATTCATCCGAATCATTGA
- a CDS encoding DUF4091 domain-containing protein has product MKRLTIYCLTCLIGVSPLFAQQGVTQCGTPTGQPKFPIETYQELPDPSSPSDKDWAAVTNPQISWGTIDTRYAKHRLPQLKKQQLTTLKGWRGERINAQAVVWTGTEVKDLNFSFTDFKDKKGNSLSDEAFKAGFIRYVMTDELNKDGRGACGHRQAVDYDSLLVADPIDTNLKSMSVPARTVQPIWVQCWIPQSATPGTYKGALLIKDGSRLLQQLNLEILVSSRELPAPSEWAYHLDLWQSPFAVARYYQVPLWSQEHLDAMRPLMKMLADAGQKIITATLTHKPWNGQTEDYFETMVTWMKRADGTWAFDYTVFDRWVEFMMSVGINQQINCYSMVPWELSFQYFDQATNSLKFVRTAPGEPAYEEMWVAMLTSFSKHLREKGWFDICAIAMDERPMDVMQKTLKVIRKADPEFKVSLAGNYHAEIEPDLYDYCIVIGQNFPEEVRLRRAAENKRTTYYTCCTEAHPNTFTFSDPAEAAWMSFYSSKKHLDGYLRWAYNSWPLEPLLDSRFRTWAAGDTYLVYPGARSCIRFERLIEGIQAHEKITILRQEFEKKGNKAGLKKIEKMLAPFNLGNMPEIPAAVTVNRANQILHSF; this is encoded by the coding sequence ATGAAACGACTTACGATTTATTGCTTAACATGTCTTATTGGTGTGAGTCCTCTTTTTGCCCAGCAAGGAGTGACTCAGTGTGGAACCCCTACGGGGCAACCGAAATTTCCAATAGAAACTTATCAGGAACTGCCCGACCCTTCCTCCCCCTCTGATAAAGACTGGGCAGCAGTTACCAACCCTCAGATTTCCTGGGGAACTATTGACACCCGCTATGCGAAGCATCGGCTTCCTCAGCTGAAAAAACAGCAGCTTACCACTTTAAAAGGCTGGCGTGGCGAACGTATAAATGCGCAGGCTGTTGTCTGGACCGGCACTGAGGTGAAAGATCTGAACTTCAGCTTTACCGATTTTAAAGATAAAAAAGGAAATAGCCTTTCGGATGAGGCGTTTAAAGCCGGTTTCATCCGTTATGTAATGACCGATGAACTGAATAAAGATGGCAGAGGCGCATGCGGTCACCGTCAAGCAGTGGATTACGATTCGTTGTTGGTAGCCGACCCGATTGATACGAACTTGAAATCAATGTCTGTTCCGGCACGTACTGTTCAACCTATCTGGGTGCAATGCTGGATTCCTCAATCGGCTACTCCCGGAACCTACAAGGGTGCCTTGCTGATAAAAGACGGTTCCCGTCTGTTGCAGCAGCTTAATCTCGAAATCCTTGTTTCTTCCCGTGAACTTCCTGCACCGTCCGAATGGGCTTATCATCTGGATTTGTGGCAGAGCCCGTTTGCCGTAGCCCGTTATTATCAGGTTCCCTTGTGGAGTCAGGAGCATCTGGATGCTATGCGCCCGCTGATGAAAATGCTGGCGGATGCCGGTCAAAAGATTATCACAGCCACTTTGACACATAAACCTTGGAACGGTCAGACTGAAGATTATTTCGAGACAATGGTAACATGGATGAAACGTGCCGACGGCACTTGGGCTTTTGACTATACGGTTTTTGATCGCTGGGTAGAGTTTATGATGAGTGTCGGTATCAATCAGCAGATTAACTGTTACTCTATGGTTCCCTGGGAATTATCTTTCCAGTATTTTGATCAGGCAACAAATTCATTGAAATTTGTGAGGACAGCACCGGGAGAACCTGCTTATGAAGAAATGTGGGTTGCGATGCTTACTTCTTTTTCCAAGCATCTGAGAGAAAAGGGATGGTTTGATATTTGTGCAATTGCGATGGACGAGCGTCCGATGGATGTCATGCAGAAAACGTTGAAAGTAATCCGCAAGGCAGATCCGGAGTTTAAAGTTTCACTGGCCGGTAATTATCATGCTGAGATAGAGCCGGACTTGTACGATTATTGCATTGTTATCGGACAGAACTTCCCGGAAGAAGTACGTCTCCGCCGTGCGGCCGAGAATAAACGTACCACCTATTATACTTGTTGTACGGAAGCACATCCCAATACATTCACTTTCTCCGATCCTGCTGAGGCTGCATGGATGAGTTTCTATTCTTCGAAGAAGCATCTGGACGGCTATCTGCGTTGGGCATACAATAGCTGGCCTTTGGAGCCGTTGCTCGATTCACGTTTCCGCACGTGGGCGGCTGGAGATACTTATCTTGTGTATCCGGGAGCCCGTAGCTGTATCCGTTTCGAACGTCTGATCGAAGGTATTCAGGCACATGAGAAAATAACGATTCTTCGTCAGGAATTTGAGAAGAAGGGAAATAAAGCCGGATTAAAGAAGATAGAGAAAATGCTGGCCCCGTTCAATTTGGGTAATATGCCGGAAATACCAGCAGCCGTTACCGTAAACCGGGCCAATCAGATACTTCATTCGTTTTGA
- a CDS encoding porin family protein: MKKIFGALMIAVCIGMAMPAQAQLHFGVKGGLNLSKASFSDVKENFKKDNFTGFFIGPMAEFNIPVVGLGVDASLLFAQRGIKISDGGEEVTVKQNGLDIPVNLKYNIGLGSLVGLYVAAGPDFYFDFAGNKTIDGVKTDKKKAEVGINVGAGVKLLNHLQVGANYNIPLGKTASFEDIEGSYKTKTWQVSVAYIF, encoded by the coding sequence ATGAAAAAGATTTTTGGTGCTTTAATGATTGCCGTATGTATCGGTATGGCGATGCCTGCCCAGGCACAATTACATTTTGGTGTAAAGGGTGGTTTAAACTTGTCTAAAGCAAGCTTTTCTGATGTGAAAGAAAACTTTAAAAAGGATAATTTTACAGGTTTCTTTATCGGTCCGATGGCGGAATTCAATATTCCGGTTGTGGGATTAGGAGTCGATGCGTCTTTGCTTTTTGCTCAAAGAGGTATAAAAATCTCTGATGGAGGTGAAGAAGTTACTGTCAAGCAGAATGGCTTGGATATTCCGGTCAATTTGAAATATAACATCGGTCTGGGAAGTCTGGTAGGTCTTTATGTGGCTGCCGGTCCTGATTTTTACTTTGATTTTGCCGGTAATAAGACAATAGACGGAGTAAAAACCGATAAAAAGAAAGCTGAAGTCGGTATCAATGTCGGTGCAGGTGTGAAGTTGCTGAATCATCTGCAAGTAGGAGCTAATTATAATATTCCGTTGGGCAAGACTGCCAGCTTTGAAGACATTGAAGGCTCATACAAAACCAAGACTTGGCAAGTATCCGTTGCTTATATTTTCTAA
- a CDS encoding SMI1/KNR4 family protein produces the protein MKNKPFENFDFIDFWDDDEYAMNEYIGAPPTEEMIEETERELGYKLPESYIWLMKQHNGGIPFNVCFPCDEPTSWADDHVAITGIMGVDKDKIYSLCGQLGSRFMIEEWGYPDIGVAICDCPSVGHDMIFLDYRECGPQGEPKVVHVDQEDDYYVTFLADNFEEFIRGLVNEEVFDTSEEDERMELEKVRNAAFSPLLSDLCAKCDHPVDTERWIRKISEEIVTDKGFFALHADERSYLLYDIQLWLYTNVYPDTTEEDYLSAYKKIIALDGEFSTGGYASDFVTDWLTRRKESGMVTCNDGILSMAAGTKEALLANRELISNKEQ, from the coding sequence ATGAAAAACAAACCTTTTGAGAATTTTGACTTTATAGACTTCTGGGATGATGATGAATATGCTATGAATGAATATATTGGCGCACCTCCTACAGAAGAGATGATAGAAGAAACAGAACGTGAACTGGGATACAAACTCCCCGAATCTTATATTTGGCTGATGAAGCAGCATAACGGTGGAATACCTTTCAATGTTTGTTTTCCTTGCGACGAACCTACCAGTTGGGCGGACGACCATGTGGCTATCACTGGCATTATGGGAGTCGATAAGGATAAGATTTATTCTCTTTGCGGACAGCTCGGCAGCCGTTTCATGATTGAAGAATGGGGGTATCCGGACATTGGAGTGGCTATCTGCGACTGTCCTTCTGTGGGACATGATATGATTTTCCTTGATTATCGGGAGTGTGGTCCACAGGGCGAACCGAAAGTCGTTCATGTCGATCAGGAAGATGATTATTATGTTACTTTCCTTGCCGATAACTTTGAAGAATTTATTCGGGGACTTGTCAACGAAGAAGTCTTTGATACGTCGGAAGAAGATGAAAGAATGGAGCTGGAAAAAGTTCGGAACGCAGCTTTCTCACCGCTCTTGTCCGATTTGTGCGCAAAGTGTGATCATCCCGTGGATACGGAGCGATGGATTCGGAAGATATCGGAAGAGATAGTAACCGATAAAGGATTCTTTGCGCTTCATGCCGACGAACGTTCTTATCTGCTTTACGACATCCAGTTGTGGCTTTACACCAACGTTTATCCCGATACGACGGAAGAAGATTACCTGTCTGCTTATAAAAAGATAATAGCGCTGGACGGTGAGTTCAGTACGGGAGGATATGCTTCGGACTTTGTTACCGATTGGCTGACACGACGCAAGGAGAGCGGTATGGTTACGTGTAATGACGGTATTCTTTCGATGGCAGCGGGAACTAAGGAGGCCTTGCTGGCAAATCGGGAGTTGATTTCGAACAAAGAGCAATAA
- the priA gene encoding replication restart helicase PriA codes for MKKYVDVILPLPLPKYFTYSLPDECAEEVEIGCRVIVPFGRKKFYTAIVRNVHYCAPTEYEVKDISALLDASPILLSTQFKFWEWLADYYLCTQGDVYKAALPSGLKLESETIVEYNPDFEADAPLSEREQRILDLLSVDSQQCVTKLEKESGMKNILTVIKSLLDKEAIFVKEELRRTYKPKTEARVRLAGSADEKRLHILFDILSRAPKQLALLMKYVECSGILGRETPKEVSKKELLQRAGVSPSILNGLVEKKIFEIYFHEVGRLNQEMKEVVELNALNEFQQRAHDEIVQSFQEKNVCLLHGVTSSGKTEVYIHLIEETIRQGKQVLYLLPEIALTTQITERLQRVFGSRLGIYHSKFPDAERVEIWRKQLGDKGYDIILGVRSSVFLPFRDLGLVIVDEEHENTYKQQDPAPRYHARNAAIVLAAMYGAKTLLGTATPSIETWQNARNGKYGFVQLKERYKEIQLPEIIPVDIKELHRKRRMVGQFSPLLIQYMKEALEQKEQVILFQNRRGFAPMIECRTCGWVPKCKNCDVSLTYHKGINQLTCHYCGYTYQLPKFCPACEGTELVNRGFGTEKIEDDIKVLFPEAAVARMDLDTTRTRAAYEKIIADFEQGKTDILIGTQMVSKGLDFDHVSIVGILNADTMLNYPDFRSYERAFQLMAQVAGRAGRKNKRGRVVLQTKSIDHPIIHQVIGNNYEEMVDGQLAERQMFHYPPYYRLVYVYLKNHNEALLDQMAAVMAEKLRTVFGNRVLGPDKPPVARIQTLFIKKIVLKIEQNAPMGRARELLQRIQKEMLEDERYKSLIVYYDVDPM; via the coding sequence ATGAAAAAGTATGTAGATGTCATATTACCATTACCGCTTCCGAAGTACTTTACCTATTCCCTGCCGGATGAATGTGCGGAAGAGGTTGAGATTGGATGCCGTGTGATAGTTCCTTTCGGACGGAAGAAATTTTATACAGCTATCGTTCGTAATGTTCATTATTGTGCTCCGACGGAGTATGAGGTGAAGGATATATCTGCATTGCTGGATGCTTCTCCTATTTTATTGTCCACTCAATTTAAGTTTTGGGAGTGGCTGGCGGATTACTATCTCTGTACACAAGGAGACGTTTATAAAGCGGCACTTCCTTCTGGTTTGAAGTTGGAGAGTGAAACGATTGTAGAATATAATCCCGATTTTGAGGCGGATGCACCATTATCGGAAAGAGAGCAGCGTATTCTTGATTTGCTTTCAGTAGATTCTCAGCAATGTGTCACGAAACTGGAGAAGGAGAGTGGCATGAAAAATATCCTCACAGTCATCAAATCTCTGCTGGATAAAGAAGCCATCTTTGTGAAAGAGGAATTGCGCCGTACTTACAAGCCGAAAACAGAGGCGAGAGTACGATTAGCCGGTTCTGCTGATGAAAAGCGGCTTCATATCTTATTTGATATCCTGTCCCGTGCTCCGAAGCAGTTGGCGTTGCTGATGAAATATGTCGAGTGTTCGGGAATCCTTGGAAGAGAAACACCGAAAGAAGTTTCGAAAAAAGAGCTGTTGCAACGTGCAGGGGTGTCTCCTTCTATTCTGAATGGCTTGGTGGAGAAAAAGATATTTGAGATTTACTTTCATGAAGTCGGCCGGCTGAATCAGGAAATGAAGGAGGTCGTAGAGTTGAATGCCTTGAACGAGTTTCAGCAGCGGGCGCACGATGAGATCGTGCAATCCTTTCAGGAAAAAAATGTCTGCCTGCTTCATGGAGTTACATCCAGTGGAAAGACAGAAGTATACATTCATCTGATAGAAGAAACGATTCGTCAAGGGAAACAAGTATTGTATCTCTTGCCTGAAATAGCATTAACCACTCAAATCACAGAGCGCCTGCAACGGGTATTCGGTTCTCGTTTGGGGATTTATCATTCCAAGTTTCCGGATGCCGAGAGGGTAGAGATATGGCGGAAGCAACTGGGAGATAAAGGATATGATATCATCCTTGGAGTCCGTTCTTCCGTATTTCTTCCTTTCCGTGATCTGGGCCTGGTGATTGTAGATGAAGAGCATGAGAACACCTATAAGCAACAGGACCCTGCTCCTCGCTATCATGCACGGAATGCGGCTATTGTACTGGCTGCCATGTATGGAGCAAAAACGCTTCTCGGCACTGCTACCCCCTCCATAGAAACATGGCAGAACGCAAGGAATGGAAAATATGGATTTGTACAACTGAAAGAACGATATAAAGAAATTCAGCTGCCGGAGATTATTCCGGTGGATATCAAAGAACTGCATCGCAAGAGGCGGATGGTCGGACAGTTCTCGCCGTTACTGATACAATATATGAAAGAAGCACTGGAACAGAAAGAACAAGTCATTCTCTTCCAGAACCGTCGCGGATTTGCACCGATGATAGAATGCCGTACTTGCGGCTGGGTACCGAAATGTAAGAACTGCGATGTGAGTCTGACTTATCATAAAGGTATCAACCAACTGACCTGCCATTATTGCGGCTATACCTATCAACTGCCGAAGTTCTGTCCCGCCTGTGAAGGAACAGAACTGGTCAATCGTGGCTTTGGTACGGAAAAGATTGAAGATGACATCAAAGTCCTTTTCCCGGAAGCGGCTGTTGCCCGAATGGATTTAGACACTACCCGTACCCGCGCTGCCTACGAGAAGATTATCGCCGATTTTGAGCAGGGAAAGACGGACATACTGATCGGTACGCAAATGGTATCGAAAGGTCTGGACTTTGACCACGTAAGTATAGTGGGCATCTTGAACGCGGACACCATGCTCAATTATCCGGATTTCCGTTCTTACGAACGTGCTTTCCAACTGATGGCACAAGTAGCAGGACGAGCCGGGCGTAAAAATAAACGCGGGCGGGTGGTACTGCAAACGAAAAGCATTGATCACCCCATTATCCATCAGGTTATCGGTAATAACTATGAAGAAATGGTAGACGGTCAACTCGCTGAACGACAAATGTTTCATTATCCCCCTTACTATCGGTTGGTGTATGTCTATCTGAAAAACCATAATGAAGCATTGCTGGACCAGATGGCTGCGGTCATGGCAGAGAAACTAAGAACTGTGTTCGGAAACCGGGTATTGGGGCCGGACAAACCTCCCGTTGCTCGTATCCAGACATTATTCATCAAAAAGATAGTGCTGAAGATCGAACAGAATGCCCCGATGGGACGTGCGCGGGAATTGCTACAACGTATCCAGAAAGAGATGTTGGAGGATGAACGCTATAAATCCTTGATTGTCTATTATGATGTAGACCCCATGTAG
- a CDS encoding HD family phosphohydrolase, translating into MEHMKKKKRFSRRDILYKSLLFVATVTLIVYFLPRDGKFNYQFDINKPWKYGQLIATFDFPIYKDDAVVNREQDSLLASFQPYYLLDKQVEKDAIAKLKENYHTHLKGILPSVDYLRYIERTLKEIYGEGIVSTENIQELHKDSTSAIMIIDDKLANSKPTDHIYTVKKAYEYLLSADTTHFNREILRQCSLNEYITPNLTFDQQRTQTAKEEMLNNYSWANGLVVSGQKIIDRGEIISPETYNILESLRKESIKRSESIDQSRLILGGQILFVGMLMLCFMLYLDLFRKDYYERKGSLSLLFTLIVFYSVVTAFMVSHNIFNVYMIPYAMLPIIIRVFLDSRTAFLTHVITILICSISLRFPHEFILTQLAAGLVAIFSLRELSQRSQLFRTALLVILTYAAIYFAFELMTENGLANDFSKLNARMYTYFFINGILLLFTYPLLFLLEKTFGFTSNVTLVELSNINSDLLRQMSETVPGTFQHSMQVANLAAEAAIRIGAKSQLVRTGALYHDIGKMENPAFFTENQSGGVNPHKNLNYEQSAQVVISHVTDGLKLADKHNLPKVIKDFISTHHGRGKTKFFYISWKNEHPDEEPNEELFTYPGPNPFSKETAILMMADAVEAASRSLPEYTEETISNLVDKIIDSQVAEGYFKECPITFKDIATIKTVFKEKLKIAYHTRISYPELKK; encoded by the coding sequence ATGGAACATATGAAGAAGAAAAAGAGGTTCTCAAGAAGAGATATATTATATAAATCATTGCTGTTTGTAGCGACAGTGACACTGATTGTCTATTTCCTGCCACGTGACGGAAAATTCAACTATCAGTTTGACATAAACAAGCCCTGGAAGTACGGGCAGCTGATAGCCACTTTTGACTTTCCGATCTATAAAGACGACGCAGTGGTGAACCGGGAACAGGATAGTTTGCTGGCTTCCTTCCAACCATATTATCTGCTTGACAAACAAGTAGAGAAAGACGCAATCGCCAAGCTGAAAGAGAATTACCATACTCACCTGAAAGGTATACTTCCTTCCGTAGATTATCTGCGATACATCGAACGGACATTAAAAGAAATATACGGAGAGGGCATCGTTTCGACAGAAAACATACAAGAACTCCACAAGGACAGTACTTCGGCAATCATGATCATCGACGATAAACTCGCCAACTCCAAGCCTACCGATCATATATATACGGTCAAAAAAGCTTATGAGTACTTGCTTTCCGCAGATACGACCCACTTCAACCGTGAGATTCTGAGACAATGTTCTTTAAACGAATATATCACGCCCAATCTCACATTCGACCAGCAACGGACACAGACCGCCAAAGAGGAAATGCTGAACAACTATTCCTGGGCCAACGGATTAGTCGTCAGCGGACAGAAAATTATAGACCGTGGAGAAATCATCAGCCCCGAAACGTACAATATTCTGGAATCATTACGCAAAGAGTCTATCAAGCGAAGTGAATCCATTGATCAGAGCCGCTTGATTCTTGGCGGACAGATTTTGTTTGTCGGTATGCTGATGCTTTGCTTTATGCTCTATCTCGACCTGTTCCGAAAAGATTATTATGAGCGCAAAGGCAGCCTGTCGTTACTGTTTACACTGATTGTATTTTATAGTGTAGTAACAGCTTTCATGGTATCACATAATATATTTAATGTATATATGATTCCGTACGCGATGCTGCCCATTATCATACGGGTTTTCCTCGATTCACGAACTGCCTTTCTGACACATGTCATTACGATATTAATCTGCTCTATATCCCTGCGTTTTCCGCATGAGTTCATTCTGACGCAGTTGGCTGCCGGATTAGTTGCCATTTTCAGTTTAAGGGAACTTTCGCAGAGATCACAGCTCTTCCGCACGGCCTTATTGGTGATACTGACTTATGCGGCTATTTACTTCGCATTCGAGCTAATGACCGAGAATGGACTTGCCAATGACTTCTCTAAGCTGAATGCACGGATGTATACCTATTTCTTTATTAATGGTATTCTGCTGCTGTTTACATATCCGTTGCTGTTTCTGCTGGAAAAGACGTTCGGCTTTACCTCTAATGTGACTTTGGTCGAACTTTCCAATATCAACAGTGATCTTCTCCGGCAGATGTCCGAAACCGTGCCCGGAACTTTCCAGCACTCTATGCAGGTAGCCAATCTGGCGGCAGAGGCAGCGATCCGTATCGGAGCGAAAAGTCAATTAGTACGTACCGGAGCTTTGTATCATGATATCGGCAAGATGGAGAATCCCGCTTTCTTTACGGAAAATCAGTCGGGAGGCGTCAATCCTCATAAGAATCTGAATTACGAGCAAAGTGCCCAGGTCGTGATCAGTCATGTGACAGACGGATTAAAACTGGCGGACAAGCATAATCTGCCGAAAGTAATCAAAGACTTTATCAGCACCCATCATGGACGGGGAAAAACGAAGTTCTTCTATATCTCATGGAAGAACGAGCACCCCGACGAGGAACCGAATGAAGAACTGTTCACCTATCCGGGCCCTAATCCTTTCTCAAAGGAGACAGCTATTCTGATGATGGCGGATGCTGTCGAAGCGGCGTCACGCAGTCTGCCGGAATATACGGAAGAAACTATCAGCAACCTGGTCGACAAAATTATAGACTCCCAAGTTGCTGAAGGTTATTTCAAAGAATGCCCTATCACTTTCAAGGACATTGCGACCATCAAGACGGTATTCAAAGAAAAACTGAAGATCGCTTATCACACACGGATCAGTTATCCTGAGTTAAAGAAGTAA